The following proteins are co-located in the Castanea sativa cultivar Marrone di Chiusa Pesio chromosome 8, ASM4071231v1 genome:
- the LOC142606773 gene encoding mitogen-activated protein kinase homolog NTF6 — translation MENEGMENEGTETGIPTYDGKYVQYNILGNLFQVSANYVPPIQPVGRGAYGIVCCAKNSLTNEEVAIKKIGNAFDNRIDAKRTLREIKLLCHMDHENVVKIKDIIRPPEREKFNDVYIVYELMDTDLNQIIRSNQALTDDHCQYFLYQLLRGLKYVHSANVLHRDLKPSNLLLDANCDLKICDFGLARTTSETDFMTEYVVTRWYRAPELLLNCSEYTAAIDIWSVGCIFLEIIRREPLFPGKDYVQQLMLITELLGSPDDSDLGFLRSDNARKYVKQLPHFPKQPFAMKFPHVSPVAIDLAEKMLVFDPCKRITVEEALNHPYLSGLHEINEEPTCPSPFVFDFEHASLNEEDIKELIWRESLNFNPL, via the exons atggagaatGAAGGTATGGAAAATGAAGGTACAGAGACAGGAATCCCAACGTACGATGGCAAGTATGTACAGTACAACATTCTCGGAAACCTCTTCCAGGTCTCCGCCAACTACGTCCCTCCCATTCAACCCGTTGGTCGCGGCGCTTACGGCATCGTTTG CTGCGCAAAAAACTCTTTGACCAATGAGGAGGTTGCGATCAAGAAAATTGGAAATGCATTTGACAACAGGATTGATGCGAAGAGGACACTTCGAGAGATCAAACTCCTTTGCCACATGGACCATGAGAAT GTAGTCAAAATTAAGGACATCATAAGGCCGCCAGAGAGAGAAAAGTTCAATGATGTTTATATTGTGTATGAATTAATGGATACTGACCTCAATCAGATAATACGCTCTAACCAAGCTTTAACTGATGATCACTGTCAG TACTTTCTATATCAATTGCTAAGGGGATTGAAGTACGTACACTCTGCAAATGTTTTGCACCGAGATTTGAAGCCAAGTAACCTGCTTCTcgatgcaaattgtgaccttaagATTTGTGACTTTGGGCTTGCGAGAACCACCTCAGAGACAGATTTCATGACAGAATATGTTGTAACTCGATGGTATCGAGCCCCTGAATTGCTACTCAACTGTTCAGAATACACTGCAGCCATTGATATTTGGTCAGTTGGTTGCATTTTCCTTGAGATTATCAGAAGGGAGCCATTATTTCCTGGTAAAGACTATGTTCAGCAGTTAATGCTTATAACTGAG CTATTAGGTTCACCAGATGATTCAGATCTTGGATTTTTAAGAAGTGATAATGCTCGAAAGTATGTCAAGCAGCTTCCACATTTCCCAAAGCAACCCTTTGCAATGAAATTCCCACATGTGTCCCCAGTGGCAATTGATCTTGCTGAGAAAATGCTAGTGTTTGATCCATGCAAACGCATAACTG TTGAGGAGGCGCTGAATCACCCATACCTATCTGGTCTTCATGAGATAAATGAGGAGCCCACTTGCCCATCTCCTTTTGTCTTTGATTTTGAACATGCATCCTTGAATGAGGAAGATATAAAGGAGCTTATATGGAGGGAGTCTCTGAATTTTAACCCACTTTAG